A stretch of Cryptomeria japonica unplaced genomic scaffold, Sugi_1.0 HiC_scaffold_1290, whole genome shotgun sequence DNA encodes these proteins:
- the LOC131030868 gene encoding UDP-glycosyltransferase 72B1-like, with product MEKPHLAIFPLSAGMGHFLPLAEFAKRLCEFHGFSITLIISRWLWTSRPPALLERLASSALDIRITEIPHITVDEDEPDMKIETSVSKFVLKAEPHIEEVLLQSSRSSSPISAFITDFFCTDLLDVTAKLKVPSYLFVPASASLVCLMLHLPKLVSEIKVSFKDADFDVEIPGLPLIPARDLLTPLQDRSNSAFKWVVHHASRFKEASGILINTFAELEEEAMKILGTPATPTIYPIGPLMVTESDAHDESRCLKWLDEQPPSSVLFVAFGSGAIFSRQQIIDLAIGLEASGHRFLWVIRGYKSGDSSSLETDISQLLPEGFQSRTWDRGFVLLNWAPQVRILSHPSTGGFLSHCGWNSTLESVSHGVPMIGWPLFAEQRMNKVILVKQIQVAIDLKMESTGFVRREEVERAVRELMEGEEGRKAREKMIELKDKAKIAMMVGGSTMKATASAAAGLGHRPSLNT from the coding sequence ATGGAGAAGCCACATCTCGCCATTTTTCCCCTCAGCGCTGGGATGGGGCATTTCCTTCCGTTAGCTGAGTTTGCAAAGCGTCTCTGTGAGTTTCATGGCTTCTCCATCACCCTCATCATCAGCAGGTGGTTGTGGACATCTCGGCCACCTGCACTTCTTGAACGATTGGCCTCCTCTGCTCTCGACATACGTATTACAGAGATTCCTCACATCACTGTGGATGAAGATGAGCCAGACATGAAAATAGAAACCAGTGTTTCGAAGTTCGTGCTGAAAGCAGAGCCACACATTGAAGAAGTTCTTCTTCAATCGTCGCGTTCATCTTCGCCCATCTCTGCTTTTATTACAGACTTCTTCTGTACGGACCTGCTCGACGTTACCGCCAAGCTGAAGGTGCCATCTTATCTATTCGTTCCGGCCTCTGCTTCTCTTGTCTGCTTAATGTTACATCTTCCCAAGCTCGTTTCGGAGATAAAAGTTTCATTTAAAGACGCCGATTTTGATGTGGAGATACCAGGGCTACCGCTGATTCCAGCCAGAGATCTGCTCACTCCTCTTCAGGACAGATCGAATTCTGCATTTAAATGGGTGGTCCACCATGCCTCCCGCTTCAAGGAAGCATCAGGAATTCTCATTAACACCTTTGCTGAACTAGAGGAGGAAGCCATGAAAATCCTAGGCACACCTGCAACACCCACCATCTATCCAATAGGCCCGTTGATGGTCACAGAGTCTGATGCTCACGACGAGTCTAGGTGCCTCAAATGGTTAGATGAGCAGCCTCCATCGTCCGTTCTGTTTGTGGCATTTGGAAGCGGCGCCATTTTTTCGAGGCAGCAAATCATAGATCTGGCGATTGGACTCGAAGCCAGCGGCCACCGGTTCCTGTGGGTGATACGCGGGTACAAATCTGGGGACTCCTCTTCTCTGGAAACTGACATTTCTCAGCTTTTACCGGAGGGTTTTCAGAGTCGAACCTGGGACCGTGGGTTTGTGCTTCTAAATTGGGCCCCTCAAGTACGGATCCTTTCTCACCCATCTACGGGAGGGTTCCTTTCTCATTGCGGGTGGAATTCTACGCTGGAGAGCGTGTCGCATGGAGTTCCAATGATCGGTTGGCCCCTGTTTGCCGAACAGAGGATGAACAAGGTCATACTGGTGAAGCAGATCCAAGTAGCAATAGATTTGAAGATGGAAAGCACCGGTTTTGTGAGGAGAGAAGAAGTGGAAAGAGCAGTGAGGGAATTGATGGAAGGAGAGGAGGGAAGAAAGGCGAGGGAGAAAATGATAGAGTTGAAGGACAAGGCCAAGATTGCTATGATGGTAGGAGGGAGCACAATGAAGGCCACTGCCAGTGCAGCCGCAGGTTTAGGACATAGACCAAGCTTGAATACCTAA